In the Sarcophilus harrisii chromosome 3, mSarHar1.11, whole genome shotgun sequence genome, one interval contains:
- the KCNMB3 gene encoding calcium-activated potassium channel subunit beta-3, with translation MQPFNVPIQITLQGSRRRQGRSAFSSSDGRKNKDYGDGKSIQDVPKKLPSTAGEDRAILLGFAMMGFSVLMFFLLGVTILKPFMLSTQREEANCTIMDTHVKDDWLDCSFTCGVDCRGQGKYPCLQVSVNLSHSGQKAFLHYNEEAVQINPECFYTPKCHRDRNDLLNSALDIKEFFDHKNGTPFSCFYSPDSKPEDVVLIKKYDQMVIFHCLFWPSLTLLGGILIVGMVKLTQHLSVLCEEYNHVGREDVGNIAFQRELQQYKLWRKGREKEISQRFLRWQPS, from the exons ATGCAGCCGTTCAACGTCCCTATTCAGATCACACTTCAGGGCAGCCGGAGGCGCCAGGGAAG GTCAGCCTTCTCTTCTTCTgatgggaggaaaaacaaagacTATGGTGATGGAAAATCAATCCAAGATGTGCCAAAAAAGCTCCCCTCCACTGCAGGAGAAGATCGAGCGATTCTCTTGGGCTTTGCAATGATGGGTTTCTCTGTCCTTATGTTTTTTCTGCTCGGAGTCACCATTCTAAAACCTTTCATGCTCAG CACACAGCGAGAAGAGGCAAACTGCACCATTATGGACACACATGTGAAGGACGACTGGCTGGATTGTTCGTTCACCTGTGGGGTTGACTGTCGGGGCCAGGGAAAGTACCCTTGTCTTCAGGTGTCTGTAAACCTCTCCCATTCGGGCCAGAAAGCTTTCCTGCACTATAATGAAGAAGCTGTTCAGATAAACCCAGAG tGCTTTTACACACCAAAGTGCCATCGAGACAGGAACGATCTACTCAACAGCGCTCTGGACATCAAGGAGTTCTTCGATCACAAAAACGGGACCCCTTTCTCTTGCTTCTACAGCCCAGACAGCAAACCAGAGGATGTGGTCCTGATAAAAAAGTATGATCAAATGGTTATCTTCCACTGCTTGTTTTGGCCATCATTGACTCTGTTGGGCGGCATATTGATTGTGGGGATGGTAAAATTAACCCAACACTTGTCGGTGTTGTGTGAAGAATACAACCATGTGGGGAGGGAGGATGTTGGCAACATAGCTTTCCAGAGAGAACTGCAACAATATAAACtctggaggaaggggagagagaaagaaataagtcaAAGGTTTTTAAGATGGCAGCccagttaa